A region of Paenibacillus thiaminolyticus DNA encodes the following proteins:
- the iolD gene encoding 3D-(3,5/4)-trihydroxycyclohexane-1,2-dione acylhydrolase (decyclizing), protein METIRLTTAQALVKFLDQQYIEFDGEERRFVKGIFTIFGHGNVLGLGQALEEDSGSLEVYQGRNEQGMAHAAVAFAKQMRRRQICACTSSVGPGAANMVTAAATATANQIPVLLLPGDTFASRQPDPVLQQIEQPHDLTVSTNDAFRAVSKYWDRIMRPEQLMTALLHAMRVLTNPADTGAVTIALPQDVQGEAYDYPASFFAKRVHRLERRPAAEAALEDAVRLMMSRRKPLIICGGGVRYSGAGAELQAFAEALHIPLAETQAGKSAVPGSHPLNLGGIGVTGNGAANAIAKEADLIIGVGTRFTDFTTGSKELFSDPGTEILTVNVSEFHALKLEATPVVADAKAALIALRQRLEAAGYRSGYTTEIEAARAAWGEEWKRLAGIQYAPGSFTPEVAGHLDEALPEYAEALGGCLTQTRVLAALNRLLEDDAVVVGASGSLPGDLQRMWVAEAPDSYHMEYGYSCMGYEISGALGVKMAEPDREVYAFAGDGSYLMLHSELVTSIQEGQKINVLLFDNNGFGCINNLQMGHGMGSFGTEFRARNASTGKLDGPLVGIDFARSAAGYGVITYTARTLEELEQAVADAKRQTVSTLIDIKVLPKTMTNGYGAWWNVGVAEVSGKPDIARASEERRRLLQQARPY, encoded by the coding sequence ATGGAAACGATTCGCTTGACTACGGCCCAGGCGCTCGTCAAATTTCTCGATCAGCAGTATATCGAGTTTGACGGAGAGGAGCGGCGCTTTGTCAAAGGGATTTTTACGATATTCGGCCATGGCAATGTGCTTGGATTAGGCCAGGCGCTGGAGGAAGACAGCGGCAGCCTGGAAGTATACCAAGGGCGCAATGAGCAAGGAATGGCCCATGCCGCGGTGGCGTTCGCGAAGCAGATGCGGCGCAGACAGATCTGCGCATGCACGTCGTCGGTCGGGCCTGGCGCAGCCAATATGGTGACGGCCGCGGCTACGGCAACGGCCAATCAGATTCCGGTATTGCTGCTGCCGGGGGACACGTTCGCCTCGCGCCAGCCCGATCCGGTGCTGCAGCAGATCGAACAGCCGCATGACCTGACGGTATCGACAAATGACGCGTTCCGTGCGGTGAGCAAATATTGGGACCGCATCATGCGGCCGGAGCAGTTGATGACCGCGCTCCTGCATGCGATGCGCGTGCTGACGAATCCGGCCGATACGGGAGCGGTCACGATCGCGCTGCCGCAGGATGTGCAGGGGGAAGCGTATGATTACCCTGCATCGTTTTTCGCGAAGCGCGTGCATCGGTTAGAGCGCCGCCCGGCGGCGGAAGCGGCGCTCGAGGACGCGGTCCGGCTCATGATGAGCAGGCGCAAGCCGCTAATCATCTGCGGGGGCGGCGTGCGTTATTCCGGGGCCGGAGCGGAGCTGCAAGCCTTTGCGGAGGCTCTGCACATTCCGCTGGCGGAGACGCAGGCGGGCAAGAGCGCGGTGCCGGGTTCGCATCCGCTCAATCTCGGCGGCATCGGAGTGACGGGCAACGGAGCGGCGAACGCGATCGCCAAGGAGGCCGATCTCATTATCGGCGTCGGCACGCGCTTCACCGACTTCACGACCGGCTCGAAGGAGCTGTTCAGCGATCCCGGAACGGAGATCCTGACGGTGAACGTGTCCGAGTTCCATGCGCTGAAGCTGGAGGCGACGCCGGTCGTGGCCGATGCGAAGGCCGCGCTGATTGCGCTGCGGCAGCGGCTGGAGGCGGCCGGGTACCGATCGGGCTATACGACCGAGATTGAAGCGGCGCGGGCCGCCTGGGGCGAGGAGTGGAAGCGGTTGGCCGGCATCCAGTACGCGCCCGGCTCGTTCACGCCCGAAGTCGCGGGGCATTTGGACGAGGCGCTGCCGGAATATGCCGAAGCGCTCGGCGGCTGCCTGACGCAGACCCGGGTGCTGGCAGCTTTGAACCGGCTGCTCGAAGACGACGCGGTCGTCGTAGGCGCCTCGGGGAGCTTGCCTGGCGACCTGCAGCGGATGTGGGTAGCCGAAGCGCCGGATTCGTACCATATGGAATACGGATATTCCTGTATGGGCTACGAAATTTCCGGGGCGCTCGGCGTGAAGATGGCGGAGCCGGATCGCGAAGTGTACGCGTTCGCGGGGGACGGGAGCTACCTGATGCTTCACTCCGAGCTCGTCACGAGCATTCAGGAAGGACAGAAGATTAACGTGCTGCTGTTCGACAACAATGGGTTCGGCTGCATTAACAACTTGCAAATGGGCCACGGCATGGGCAGCTTCGGGACGGAATTCCGTGCCCGCAATGCATCCACTGGCAAGCTGGACGGCCCGCTTGTCGGAATTGATTTCGCCCGCAGCGCCGCAGGCTACGGCGTGATAACCTATACGGCGCGCACGTTGGAGGAGCTGGAGCAGGCCGTCGCAGACGCGAAGCGGCAGACGGTCTCCACGCTTATCGATATCAAAGTGCTGCCGAAAACGATGACGAACGGTTACGGCGCTTGGTGGAACGTCGGCGTCGCAGAAGTGTCCGGCAAGCCGGACATTGCGCGCGCGAGTGAGGAGCGGCGGCGACTTTTGCAGCAAGCAAGACCTTATTAA
- the iolC gene encoding 5-dehydro-2-deoxygluconokinase, whose protein sequence is MGALVFPENRPFDLIAIGRLCIDLNANEIHRPMEETRTFTKYVGGSPANIAIGAARLGMKSGFIGKLADDQMGRYIEQYLKDKSIDTSQLSVDKTGAVTGLAFTEIKSPTDCSILMYRDNAADLLLKPEEVSESYIKQTKALLVSGTALAASPSREAVFVALDYARKHGVFVFFDLDYRPYTWKNIAETSIYYQLAAEKCDFIIGTREEFDMMEKFAGHQTDDRLTAEKWFGHHAQVVLIKHGGDGSIAYTKEGGAYKGGIFKTKVLKTFGAGDSYASAMIYGLMQGWELPRAMEYGSASAAIVISRHSCSEAMPTVEELDAFIDSAERGE, encoded by the coding sequence ATGGGTGCATTGGTATTTCCAGAGAATCGCCCGTTTGATCTGATTGCGATCGGGAGATTGTGCATTGATTTGAATGCGAACGAGATTCATCGGCCGATGGAGGAGACGAGGACGTTCACGAAATACGTCGGGGGCTCTCCGGCCAATATTGCGATTGGCGCAGCCCGCCTAGGGATGAAGAGCGGCTTCATCGGCAAGCTGGCCGATGACCAAATGGGTCGTTACATCGAGCAGTATTTAAAAGATAAATCGATAGATACCTCACAACTGTCCGTGGATAAGACGGGCGCCGTGACCGGGCTGGCTTTTACCGAAATCAAAAGTCCAACCGACTGCAGCATTCTTATGTATCGGGACAATGCGGCCGACCTGCTGCTGAAGCCGGAGGAAGTGTCGGAGTCGTATATTAAGCAGACGAAGGCGTTGCTTGTGTCGGGCACGGCGCTGGCCGCGAGCCCGTCGCGCGAGGCGGTGTTTGTCGCTTTGGACTATGCGCGCAAGCACGGGGTATTCGTGTTCTTTGATTTGGATTACCGTCCTTACACGTGGAAAAACATAGCCGAGACGTCAATCTACTATCAGCTTGCGGCAGAGAAGTGCGATTTTATTATCGGCACCCGCGAAGAGTTCGACATGATGGAGAAGTTCGCCGGTCATCAGACGGATGATCGGCTGACGGCAGAGAAATGGTTCGGGCATCATGCCCAAGTGGTGCTCATCAAGCATGGGGGAGACGGCTCCATCGCTTACACGAAGGAAGGCGGAGCCTATAAAGGCGGCATTTTCAAGACGAAGGTGCTGAAAACGTTCGGTGCCGGCGATTCCTACGCGTCCGCCATGATTTACGGCTTGATGCAAGGATGGGAGCTGCCGCGGGCAATGGAATACGGCAGCGCGTCGGCTGCCATTGTCATATCCCGCCACAGCTGCTCCGAGGCGATGCCGACGGTGGAAGAGCTGGACGCGTTCATCGACAGTGCGGAGCGAGGAGAATAA
- a CDS encoding adenine deaminase C-terminal domain-containing protein gives MKIDLLIKEVQVFNVYLKRFVPGNIAVLDGRCLYVGQRGEETFEAAQTVEGRGRYLIPGLVDIHLHIESTMVTPHTFSHGIIRNGVTTIVSEPHEMANVFGLEGVQEMIRASEGCAADILYAIPSSVPSTPLETAGGEIDIEHIDALLQEECVVCLGEIMNSVDVLRNPDCKTNRILNHVRSHYPKLVIEGHTPKKLVDLELARFMFAGVDSDHTEQAPASMRDRLANGMFLEIQEKSMTPDIMKILIEEDVAELFCFVTDDVMADSFVQDGHLNHIVRKAIKMGMAPERAIYATTYTPAQRMQLHDRGAIAPNKAADFVLLSNLEEFTIDAVYKNGQLAYEAGTPYEQGEAARRFPPHFYRSVQLAEMAAADYEVRIEAEDGDHSCRVMEVVNGTTNTNELHKPVEVKDGRLQWEASPYGLIATFERYGKNGNRAYGLITGNTIKRGAIATTYSHDNHNLLVVGHSAEDMALAANTVIADQGGFCVVEGGEVIAHVPLPVGGILSEQPLDKFGPAVKRLREAMESLGYEHYNPIMSLSTHSLPVSPSLKITDLGLIDVEAGAVVPLLVEK, from the coding sequence ATGAAGATCGATTTGTTGATAAAAGAAGTGCAAGTGTTCAACGTATACTTGAAGCGGTTCGTGCCGGGCAATATCGCCGTACTCGACGGGCGCTGTCTGTATGTCGGCCAGCGCGGAGAAGAGACATTCGAGGCCGCGCAGACGGTGGAAGGCCGCGGGCGCTATCTGATTCCGGGCCTGGTCGATATTCATCTGCATATCGAGAGCACAATGGTGACGCCGCATACGTTTTCTCACGGAATTATTCGCAACGGCGTGACGACTATCGTATCCGAGCCGCATGAGATGGCTAATGTGTTCGGTCTGGAGGGCGTTCAGGAAATGATCCGGGCCAGCGAAGGCTGCGCCGCCGATATTTTGTACGCCATTCCGAGCTCGGTTCCGTCCACGCCGTTGGAGACGGCGGGCGGCGAGATCGATATCGAGCATATCGATGCCCTGCTGCAGGAAGAATGCGTCGTCTGCCTCGGGGAGATCATGAACTCGGTCGACGTGCTCCGTAATCCAGACTGCAAGACGAACCGCATCCTCAATCATGTCCGCTCGCACTATCCGAAGCTGGTCATCGAGGGGCATACGCCGAAGAAGCTGGTCGATCTGGAACTGGCCCGCTTCATGTTCGCGGGCGTCGATTCCGACCATACGGAACAGGCGCCGGCCAGCATGCGCGACCGGTTGGCGAACGGCATGTTCCTGGAGATTCAGGAGAAGTCGATGACGCCGGACATTATGAAGATTTTGATAGAGGAAGATGTGGCAGAGCTGTTCTGCTTCGTCACGGATGACGTCATGGCCGATTCCTTCGTTCAGGACGGACATCTGAACCATATCGTGCGCAAGGCGATCAAGATGGGGATGGCTCCGGAACGAGCAATCTACGCGACGACCTACACGCCGGCCCAGCGCATGCAGCTTCATGACCGCGGCGCCATTGCTCCGAACAAGGCAGCGGACTTCGTCCTGCTGAGCAACCTGGAGGAGTTCACGATCGACGCCGTATATAAGAACGGACAGCTGGCGTATGAAGCCGGAACGCCGTATGAGCAGGGGGAAGCCGCTCGCCGCTTCCCGCCCCATTTCTACCGCAGCGTGCAGCTTGCCGAGATGGCCGCGGCCGACTACGAGGTCCGGATCGAGGCGGAGGACGGAGACCATTCTTGCCGCGTGATGGAAGTCGTGAACGGCACGACGAATACGAACGAGCTGCACAAGCCTGTCGAGGTAAAAGACGGCCGCCTTCAATGGGAAGCCAGCCCATATGGGCTCATCGCGACATTCGAACGCTATGGCAAAAACGGCAACCGCGCATACGGCCTGATTACCGGCAATACAATTAAGCGCGGCGCCATCGCGACGACGTATTCGCATGACAACCACAACCTGCTCGTCGTCGGCCACTCCGCCGAGGATATGGCGCTTGCCGCCAACACGGTCATTGCCGATCAAGGCGGCTTCTGCGTCGTGGAGGGCGGCGAGGTTATCGCCCATGTGCCGCTTCCGGTTGGCGGCATTCTATCGGAGCAGCCGCTCGACAAATTCGGCCCGGCGGTGAAGCGGCTGCGCGAAGCGATGGAGTCCCTCGGCTACGAGCACTATAACCCGATTATGTCTCTCAGCACGCATTCGCTTCCGGTCAGTCCTTCGCTCAAGATTACCGACCTCGGACTGATTGACGTCGAAGCGGGCGCCGTCGTACCGCTGCTGGTCGAGAAGTAA
- the iolB gene encoding 5-deoxy-glucuronate isomerase, whose product MSKLMVAPGPRDERGQILSVTPHTAGWEYVGFEVYSLRPGEVLERATNDREVCLVLLSGKAKIETAKQSFGTLGHRMSVFDRIPPFSVYVPNDDRYTVQAETALELAVCSAPGKGTYPARVIAPEDVGVETRGSGSMERHIHNILPEQKEADSLLVVEVFTPAGHWSSYPPHKHDRDDLPRQSYLEETYYHEVNPAQGFVMQRVYNDDRTLDENMAVPHRHVVLVPEGYHPVSAPPGYDSYYLNVMAGPKRTWKFHNDPAHEWLFAK is encoded by the coding sequence ATGTCGAAATTAATGGTTGCACCTGGACCGAGAGACGAACGCGGCCAAATATTATCCGTCACGCCGCATACCGCAGGCTGGGAGTATGTCGGCTTCGAAGTATATTCCTTGCGCCCGGGCGAGGTTTTGGAACGGGCAACGAACGACCGGGAGGTCTGCCTCGTCCTGTTGAGCGGCAAGGCAAAGATCGAGACCGCCAAGCAATCGTTCGGTACGCTTGGCCATCGAATGAGCGTCTTCGATCGCATCCCTCCCTTCTCCGTCTATGTGCCGAACGATGACCGCTACACCGTTCAGGCAGAGACGGCGCTGGAATTGGCCGTCTGCTCGGCGCCGGGCAAGGGAACATACCCCGCCCGCGTCATCGCGCCTGAAGATGTCGGCGTAGAGACGCGAGGTTCAGGCAGCATGGAGCGGCATATCCATAACATTTTGCCGGAGCAGAAGGAGGCGGACAGCTTGCTCGTCGTGGAGGTCTTTACGCCCGCGGGACATTGGTCGAGCTATCCGCCGCACAAGCATGATCGGGACGATTTGCCACGGCAGTCGTATTTGGAGGAGACCTACTACCACGAAGTCAATCCCGCACAGGGCTTCGTCATGCAGCGGGTCTACAACGACGATCGCACGCTCGATGAAAACATGGCAGTCCCGCATCGGCATGTCGTACTGGTTCCGGAAGGGTATCATCCCGTCTCGGCGCCTCCGGGCTACGACTCCTATTATTTGAACGTCATGGCGGGCCCGAAGCGGACCTGGAAATTCCATAACGATCCGGCTCACGAATGGCTGTTCGCCAAGTAG
- a CDS encoding LacI family DNA-binding transcriptional regulator, with the protein MKATIYDVAKAAGVSIATVSKVVNQTGNISGKTRERVIHIMKELQYQPSVVASALTGKKTSTFGLLISDLANPFFAEVARNLEDQAQAEGYSIVMCSTDNKDDKGLNYISLLQRKQIDGLIVACEFSRWPLLQESIPEGFPVVLFSKDIPSLSMHTITVDDYKGGYVAIQHLIALGHRHIGIVTEDSPSGEYRARGAKQAMRDASIAVNEDWIVTVNSSLEDGLAGAARVLGTESRPTALFTCNDLLAVGSMQSAQQLGLRVPDDLSIIGFDDTILSRIVVPRLTTILQPIPEMAKETIQLLLRQSDTPDMPKQKIMFQPQLVEGNSTTAVVEQ; encoded by the coding sequence ATGAAAGCAACCATTTATGATGTCGCAAAAGCTGCCGGCGTCTCTATCGCCACCGTGTCCAAGGTGGTCAATCAAACGGGCAACATCAGCGGAAAGACGCGGGAGCGAGTCATCCATATTATGAAAGAACTGCAGTACCAGCCGAGCGTCGTCGCGTCGGCGCTCACGGGCAAAAAGACGTCCACCTTCGGCCTGCTCATCTCCGATCTGGCCAACCCCTTCTTCGCCGAGGTCGCCCGCAATTTGGAGGATCAAGCCCAGGCCGAAGGCTACAGCATCGTTATGTGCAGCACCGATAATAAGGACGACAAAGGCCTTAACTATATTTCCCTGCTGCAGCGCAAGCAGATCGACGGCCTTATCGTCGCCTGCGAATTTTCGCGTTGGCCGCTGCTCCAGGAGAGCATTCCCGAGGGCTTCCCTGTTGTTCTCTTCTCCAAAGATATTCCTTCCTTATCCATGCATACCATTACCGTGGATGATTATAAAGGAGGCTATGTGGCGATCCAACACCTGATTGCCTTGGGGCACCGCCACATCGGCATCGTCACGGAGGACAGCCCCAGCGGCGAGTACCGGGCGCGAGGCGCGAAGCAAGCGATGCGCGACGCCAGCATTGCCGTCAATGAGGATTGGATTGTGACAGTGAACTCCTCTTTAGAGGACGGCTTGGCGGGTGCTGCCCGCGTGCTGGGAACGGAGTCCCGGCCCACGGCATTGTTCACCTGCAACGATCTGCTTGCCGTCGGGTCCATGCAATCCGCACAACAGCTGGGGCTGCGCGTTCCGGACGACCTATCGATCATCGGCTTCGACGACACGATTCTCTCCCGAATCGTCGTCCCTCGGCTAACGACAATACTGCAGCCGATTCCAGAGATGGCCAAGGAGACGATTCAACTGCTGCTGCGCCAATCCGACACCCCAGATATGCCGAAGCAAAAAATCATGTTCCAGCCCCAGCTCGTCGAGGGTAACTCCACTACCGCGGTGGTGGAGCAATAA
- the iolE gene encoding myo-inosose-2 dehydratase produces the protein MFAAGSVKIGIAPIGWTNDDMPELGGENTFEQCVSEMALAGFAGTEVGNKYPRDIGALQKALRLRKLEVASAWFSAFLTVKPLEETAAAFVQHRDFLHAMGAKVIVVSEQGHSVQGMMDTPLFERKPVFGEQDWKRLTDGLHVLGELAKEKDMDVVYHHHMGTGVQTTEEIARLMEGTNPELVSLLYDTGHLVFSGEDPLGILNRYMHRIKHVHLKDVRADVARRVREEGLSFLQAVKEGVFTVPGDGCIDFAPLFRALSAAGYRGWMLVEAEQDPATANPFEYALLARDYILRQAGV, from the coding sequence ATGTTTGCAGCAGGCAGCGTAAAAATAGGGATTGCGCCCATCGGCTGGACGAATGACGATATGCCGGAGCTGGGCGGAGAGAATACGTTCGAGCAATGTGTAAGCGAGATGGCGCTCGCTGGATTTGCGGGCACGGAGGTGGGCAACAAATACCCGCGGGATATCGGCGCGCTGCAGAAGGCGCTCCGTCTGCGCAAGCTGGAGGTGGCCAGCGCCTGGTTCAGCGCGTTCCTTACGGTAAAACCGCTGGAAGAGACGGCAGCGGCATTTGTTCAACACCGAGACTTCCTGCACGCGATGGGGGCGAAGGTGATTGTTGTATCCGAACAGGGGCATAGCGTCCAAGGCATGATGGATACCCCGCTGTTCGAGCGTAAGCCGGTGTTCGGCGAGCAGGATTGGAAGCGCTTAACCGATGGTCTGCATGTGCTTGGCGAGTTGGCTAAGGAAAAAGATATGGACGTTGTGTACCATCATCATATGGGCACAGGCGTGCAGACAACCGAGGAGATAGCCCGACTCATGGAGGGAACGAATCCGGAATTGGTGTCTTTGCTCTATGATACCGGACATCTTGTGTTCTCGGGCGAAGACCCGCTAGGCATATTGAACCGCTATATGCACCGGATTAAGCATGTTCATTTGAAGGACGTCCGTGCCGACGTGGCGCGCCGCGTGCGCGAAGAGGGGCTCAGCTTCCTGCAGGCGGTGAAGGAAGGCGTCTTTACCGTTCCTGGCGACGGCTGCATCGACTTCGCGCCGCTGTTCCGGGCCTTGTCCGCGGCCGGATACCGCGGCTGGATGCTCGTGGAAGCGGAGCAGGATCCCGCCACAGCGAATCCGTTCGAATACGCGTTGTTAGCGAGAGACTATATTTTGCGCCAAGCTGGCGTATAA
- the iolG gene encoding inositol 2-dehydrogenase: MLQVGIIGAGRIGKLHAGHIQQMRDAQVRAISDVCIEGLDVWASGLGIPVVTSDYRDLLNDPDIQAVFICSPTSTHAAIIEEAAQAGKHIFCEKPVSFSVNTTEQAVAAVRAAGVKMQVGFNRRFDHNFQKARDIVQAGKIGTPHLLRITSRDPEPPSAEYIATSGGLFMDMTIHDFDMARYVMQSEVIEVFAQGANLIDPRIGELGDIDTAIVNLRFANGALGIIENSRKAVYGYDQRLEAFGSAGSVTTDNDRASTALVSTADGVHMDKPLYFFLERYTQAYIHEVEEFVRAVLEDRPVACDANDGLQAERIARAAKESLHSGRSVKLEHESVSVHGR; encoded by the coding sequence ATGCTTCAAGTGGGAATCATCGGTGCCGGACGCATCGGCAAGCTGCACGCCGGCCATATTCAACAGATGCGCGATGCGCAAGTTCGCGCCATATCGGACGTATGTATCGAAGGGTTGGATGTTTGGGCTTCCGGGCTTGGAATTCCGGTGGTGACAAGCGATTACCGCGACTTACTGAATGATCCGGACATTCAGGCCGTGTTCATCTGCTCGCCAACGAGCACGCACGCCGCAATCATTGAGGAGGCAGCCCAAGCAGGCAAGCATATTTTCTGCGAGAAGCCAGTCAGCTTCTCCGTGAACACTACGGAACAGGCCGTGGCTGCGGTGAGAGCAGCAGGCGTGAAGATGCAGGTTGGGTTCAACCGCCGTTTTGACCATAATTTCCAAAAGGCACGCGACATCGTGCAAGCAGGCAAAATCGGGACTCCGCATCTGCTGCGCATCACGTCCCGCGATCCGGAGCCGCCATCGGCCGAATATATTGCCACATCAGGCGGCTTGTTCATGGACATGACGATTCACGACTTCGACATGGCGCGCTATGTCATGCAGAGCGAAGTGATCGAGGTGTTTGCCCAAGGGGCCAATCTGATCGATCCGCGCATCGGCGAATTGGGCGATATCGATACAGCCATCGTCAATCTCCGCTTCGCGAATGGCGCCCTGGGCATTATTGAGAACAGCCGCAAGGCCGTTTACGGCTACGATCAGCGTCTGGAAGCGTTCGGTTCAGCGGGCAGCGTCACGACGGACAATGACCGCGCATCCACCGCGCTAGTCTCTACGGCGGACGGGGTGCATATGGACAAGCCGTTATATTTCTTTTTGGAGCGGTATACACAAGCCTATATTCACGAGGTCGAAGAATTCGTTCGCGCCGTGCTTGAGGATCGGCCTGTCGCGTGCGACGCGAACGACGGTCTGCAGGCGGAGCGAATCGCCCGCGCGGCGAAAGAGTCGCTGCACAGCGGACGTTCTGTCAAGCTGGAGCATGAATCCGTATCTGTGCACGGGCGGTAA
- a CDS encoding transposase — protein sequence MKGRLGVGTLEDVMKRFPTEASCVPVLFSYKWPHGFRCPNCRHPHAYVIRTRRLPLYECGSCRHQTSLTAGTIFEGSRTSLRKWIAAIWLVANPKEGINAVRLRSIIDVTYKTAWAMLHKIRTAISCADEGERLEEHVHGFIAFNGPKLYPSVDLAPREQPIIVAASLAPNGDGRHYKMKQVNRRHMSGKLLLPCGRERFIEEHISAPESNVSIIRQRFRVKHNSPLYAVFPQRWLCDTFRGIGGKYLQFYLDEFCYRENSTARDKAGWEPLAAICCADSGARQRYLWRTTSSRNCCRFLAAA from the coding sequence ATGAAAGGCAGGTTGGGCGTTGGCACTTTGGAGGATGTGATGAAGCGTTTTCCGACAGAAGCATCTTGTGTTCCTGTTCTGTTTTCGTACAAATGGCCTCATGGTTTCCGCTGCCCGAACTGCCGGCATCCCCATGCTTACGTTATCCGTACACGTCGGCTTCCTCTGTATGAATGCGGCTCTTGCCGCCATCAGACATCCTTGACTGCAGGCACGATCTTCGAGGGAAGCAGAACCTCTTTGCGGAAGTGGATCGCCGCAATTTGGCTCGTCGCTAATCCAAAGGAAGGCATTAATGCGGTCAGACTCCGCTCGATTATTGATGTCACTTACAAGACGGCATGGGCGATGCTGCATAAAATTCGTACCGCGATTAGTTGTGCTGATGAAGGGGAGCGGCTTGAAGAGCATGTGCATGGCTTTATTGCCTTCAATGGCCCTAAATTATATCCCAGTGTCGATCTTGCGCCGCGAGAGCAACCGATTATTGTGGCGGCTTCGCTGGCTCCGAATGGGGATGGACGGCACTATAAAATGAAACAAGTGAACCGGCGGCACATGTCCGGGAAGCTGCTGCTTCCTTGCGGCCGTGAGCGTTTTATCGAAGAACATATCTCTGCTCCGGAGTCGAACGTTTCTATTATCCGCCAGCGCTTTCGGGTCAAGCATAACAGCCCATTGTATGCTGTATTTCCTCAGCGTTGGTTATGCGATACGTTCCGCGGGATTGGCGGCAAATATCTGCAGTTTTATCTGGATGAATTTTGTTACCGGGAAAATAGCACGGCCCGCGATAAGGCAGGATGGGAACCTTTGGCTGCGATATGCTGTGCAGATAGCGGGGCAAGACAGCGGTACTTATGGCGGACAACCTCCTCGCGGAACTGTTGCCGCTTCCTTGCGGCTGCCTGA
- a CDS encoding CoA-acylating methylmalonate-semialdehyde dehydrogenase has product MAEAKTIRNYVGGEWKASRSGKTEPVYNPATGEMIAHVPLSSREELNEAAEAAAEAFKTWSRTAVPRRARIMFKYQQLLIEHWDELAKLITLENGKNYKEAYGEVQRGIECVEFAAGAPTLMMGKQLPDIATNIESGMYRYPIGVVGGITPFNFPMMVPCWMFPLAIACGNTFVLKPSERTPLLACRLAELMEEAGLPHGVLNIVHGAHDVVNGLLDHPLVKAISFVGSQPVGEYVYKRGTANLKRVQALTGAKNHSIVMEDADLEQAATQIINAAFGSAGERCMACAVVLVQESVADELVSRLATASDELIIGNGAREDVFLGPVIREAHKERALGYIDSGVQEGARLVRDGRQDAEANGEGYFMGPTIFDNVTQEMKIWQDEIFAPVLSVVRVNDLDEAIAWANASRFANGACLFTGSGAYMRQFREHIDAGMLGVNVGVPAPMAFFPFSGWKDSFYGDLHANGTDGVEFYTRKKMVTTRW; this is encoded by the coding sequence ATGGCAGAAGCAAAAACCATTCGCAACTATGTCGGAGGGGAATGGAAGGCGTCGAGATCAGGGAAGACGGAGCCGGTCTATAATCCGGCGACAGGTGAAATGATTGCGCACGTGCCGCTATCAAGCCGGGAAGAGCTGAATGAGGCGGCCGAGGCGGCCGCTGAGGCGTTCAAGACGTGGTCCCGCACTGCTGTGCCGCGCCGGGCACGCATTATGTTCAAATACCAGCAGCTTTTGATCGAGCATTGGGACGAGCTGGCGAAGCTGATAACATTGGAGAATGGAAAAAACTATAAGGAAGCGTATGGCGAGGTGCAGCGCGGCATCGAGTGCGTCGAATTCGCCGCCGGCGCGCCGACGCTCATGATGGGCAAGCAGCTGCCTGACATCGCGACAAACATCGAATCCGGGATGTACCGATACCCGATCGGCGTCGTCGGAGGCATTACCCCGTTCAACTTCCCGATGATGGTGCCGTGCTGGATGTTCCCGCTCGCGATCGCTTGCGGCAACACGTTCGTGCTGAAGCCGTCCGAGCGCACGCCGCTGCTCGCTTGCCGTCTGGCGGAGCTGATGGAGGAAGCGGGCTTGCCTCACGGCGTCCTCAACATCGTGCATGGCGCGCATGACGTCGTGAACGGCTTGCTTGATCATCCGTTGGTCAAGGCGATTTCCTTCGTTGGCTCCCAGCCTGTTGGCGAATACGTCTACAAGCGCGGAACGGCGAACCTGAAGCGCGTGCAAGCATTGACCGGAGCCAAAAACCACTCGATTGTCATGGAGGATGCGGATTTGGAGCAGGCCGCAACGCAAATCATCAATGCGGCCTTCGGTTCCGCCGGAGAGCGCTGCATGGCTTGCGCGGTCGTGCTCGTGCAGGAATCGGTCGCGGATGAGCTGGTATCGCGCCTGGCCACAGCCTCCGACGAGCTCATTATCGGCAATGGAGCACGGGAGGACGTCTTCCTCGGGCCGGTTATCCGCGAAGCGCATAAGGAACGCGCGCTTGGTTATATCGACTCCGGCGTCCAGGAAGGGGCGCGGCTTGTCCGCGACGGCCGCCAAGATGCGGAAGCGAACGGCGAGGGCTACTTTATGGGGCCGACGATTTTTGATAACGTGACGCAGGAAATGAAAATTTGGCAGGATGAGATTTTCGCGCCGGTGCTGTCGGTTGTGCGCGTGAACGATTTGGATGAAGCGATCGCGTGGGCGAATGCATCCCGATTCGCGAATGGCGCCTGCCTGTTTACGGGAAGCGGCGCTTATATGCGGCAGTTCCGGGAGCATATCGATGCGGGCATGCTCGGCGTGAACGTGGGGGTTCCGGCGCCAATGGCATTCTTCCCGTTCTCGGGCTGGAAAGATTCCTTTTATGGCGACTTGCATGCGAACGGAACGGATGGAGTGGAATTTTATACGCGCAAAAAGATGGTTACTACGCGCTGGTAA